In Elaeis guineensis isolate ETL-2024a unplaced genomic scaffold, EG11 Super_Scaffold_1000045, whole genome shotgun sequence, a single window of DNA contains:
- the LOC140854540 gene encoding uncharacterized protein C24B11.05-like gives MEFEDRYRPAQTPKYDCLLFDLDNTLYPYSSGIATEFRKNIGDYMVDKLGIEESKIPYMCNVLYKHYGTTMAGLRAIGYNFDYDDYHSFVHGRLPYDKLKPDPVFRHLLLSLPIRKVIFTNADKVHAAKVLSKLGLEDCFEGIICFETLNPPTDLSSPYDAPTTVDVFDILKHFSQPDAGSELPKIFLFILLHHIPFTDILIFYLPLWSRQLKLLQMQRQEKFV, from the exons ATGGAATTCGAGGACCGATACCGGCCGGCTCAGACACCTAAATATGATTGCCTTCTCTTTG ATCTTGACAATACTCTGTACCCTTATAGCTCTGGCATAGCAACCGAGTTCCGCAAAAACATTGGAG ATTATATGGTCGATAAGCTAGGGATTGAGGAGAGCAAGATCCCATACATGTGTAATGTACTGTACAAGCACTACGGGACAACCATGGCCGGTCTAAGG GCCATTGGCTACAATTTTGATTATGATGATTACCATAG TTTTGTTCATGGAAGATTACCTTATGATAAGCTGAAGCCAGATCCTGTCTTTAGACATCTTCTCCTGAGCCTGCCAATTCGCAAAGTG ATTTTCACAAATGCTGATAAGGTCCATGCAGCCAAAGTACTTAGCAAGCTGGGGTTGGAAGACTGTTTTGAAGGAATTATATGCTTTGAGACTCTGAATCCACCAACTGATCTGTCTTCGCCATACGACGCACCAACCACAGTAGACGTCTTCGACATCCTCAAGCACTTTTCTCAGCCAGATGCTGGTTCCGAGCTACCGAAGATATTCTTGTTTATATTACTGCATCATATACCTTTTACTgatattcttattttttatttgccTTTGTGGTCAAGGCAATTAAAGCTGCTACAGATGCAGAGACAGGAGAAGTTTGTTTAA